Below is a genomic region from Sinobacterium norvegicum.
CACTCTTGGCTGAACTTTCTGCCCGCGCGGCCTCACCGACCATGGCGATATAGTTAATTCTTGCCGCCAGGGCAAACGCCAGCAGTGTCATTTCTGTAATGCTACCCAGACGCAACCAATACCAAACCTCATTCATCTCGACAATAGCAAAATCAACAGCCGCAGCCGAAATCAACGAGATCATAATGCACAGCAGCAACCAGGCAAAAGTGAAATACTTGGCGTAGAAATGGCCTTTATACCAACTGAAAGCACCGGCAAACAACAATATAGGAAAAACGACTAAACAACCTATTGAGCCGAGGAAATGAGCATAACTAAACGGTAAAAACACCGACACAACCATGCTGACAACATTGAGGCTAAGCAGCGTCATTAACACCACATACAAGCGACCACCGTGCAGCGAAAGGTTCAGAAAAGAAATGGCGAATAGAATGGCGAAGATTGACGGCAAATTGATCAGCGCGTTGATGGAATAACGGTTGACCCACGGGGCTGACGGCCACAGCGTCTGAAAAGCCACACCCTCAACAACGGCGACAATCATGCCTATAGAAGCGGTAAACAAGATGTAAAACAAATAGGCGGTCTGACGGGTCGACAACCACAAACAGAAATTAAATATCACAATCATCAATACTGCACCGTAATAGATGCCACGCTCAAATCGTTTTTTGCTGACGTGATTGAGCATCTCATCCCGACTAATCAAGACCACTGGGCTGTCGACAAAGCCACTGTGCTCGACCCGCAGGTAAATCTGATATTGCTGATTGGCCGCTAATTGAACCGGCATATAGAGCTCGGGGTTTTTAATCGCCCTGTCAGCAAAGGGCTTGCTGGCATCGATGCCGGCCTCCGCTTCAACGCGGTCACCTGTGACTAAGTAGGCGGTGACTTTATCGATGCTGCCGTTGTTTACGCCGACAAACCATTCACGGGTAGACAACGCTGTGGTTTGTATATCCATTCTCACCCAGTAAACCGAATCGCCATTTCCCAGGGTGGCACTTTCATCCCGTACCTGCTGCTGCGGTATCGACGGCCACAGCCGGCGTACCTGCTCGATGCTGTAAACCTGATCGTGTTCGATGAAAAAACGGGCATTAGCGCTGACCATAACACCCGATACCCCCTGTTCTGTCACTGTTATTTCATCAGGCAGCCCTGTATCACCTGAAGCCATCAAAGGCTTAAAGCATAAAAAGACTAATGAAATAAGAGCAATATACTTTGCAGCAGTCACTGATTGGGTACTCCTCACCCGCTGTTACATCCACAACTAACGTATTATTTTATA
It encodes:
- a CDS encoding hybrid sensor histidine kinase/response regulator, which encodes MTAAKYIALISLVFLCFKPLMASGDTGLPDEITVTEQGVSGVMVSANARFFIEHDQVYSIEQVRRLWPSIPQQQVRDESATLGNGDSVYWVRMDIQTTALSTREWFVGVNNGSIDKVTAYLVTGDRVEAEAGIDASKPFADRAIKNPELYMPVQLAANQQYQIYLRVEHSGFVDSPVVLISRDEMLNHVSKKRFERGIYYGAVLMIVIFNFCLWLSTRQTAYLFYILFTASIGMIVAVVEGVAFQTLWPSAPWVNRYSINALINLPSIFAILFAISFLNLSLHGGRLYVVLMTLLSLNVVSMVVSVFLPFSYAHFLGSIGCLVVFPILLFAGAFSWYKGHFYAKYFTFAWLLLCIMISLISAAAVDFAIVEMNEVWYWLRLGSITEMTLLAFALAARINYIAMVGEAARAESSAKSDFIAHISHELRTPMNGILGMSELLKEQLTDPIQRHYNQVIYQSGQSLLAVINDILDSAKIEANKQDVVYAAFNIRALANEVLFVIEAQALTKGVELQCHVDQRIPVTVVGDAQRIRQVISNLLNNAIRFTDSGTIVLTLTVLEDAIRFTVADTGRGISSKTQQTLFNAFEQGEVDQESEFKGSGLGLYICRRLVRLMGGEIYCQSAEGFGASFWFDLKLQPGLTSAKKNIAAEESQTVMAKLNALHQLRVLVAEDNGVNQLVISKMLEKNGHSASVVENGLNAVNYYREHHGQIDVILMDCEMPVMDGYRAVEKIRGFEQSQGLPRIPIIAFTAHALPEHTERCIACGMDDVMVKPINESVMRKMLSKTQ